One genomic window of Punica granatum isolate Tunisia-2019 chromosome 1, ASM765513v2, whole genome shotgun sequence includes the following:
- the LOC116213354 gene encoding cysteine proteinase COT44: MKYREDYRHHLCRLSLLVLSLLSLSSSSASSDVSDVFESWCRHHAKSYSSDQERLHRFRVFQDNYEYIVQHNAAGNSSCSLGLNAFADLTHHEFRSYYLGLSGSSDLGRRGVGVGRDGAVIGEVPASVDWRKKGAVTGVKDQGSCGACWAFSATGAIEGINKIVTGSLVSLSEQELIDCDRTFNAGCGGGLMDYAYKFVMDNGGIDTEKDYPFVAREKTCNKEKLRRHVVTIDGYVDVPANDEKRLLGAVASQPVSVGISGGERAFQLYSEGIFTGPCSTDLDHAVLIVGYGSKDGVDYWIVKNSWGPSWGMDGYVYMLRNSGNSEGLCGINTLASYPTKTKPNPPPPPPPGPTKCDLFNYCPRGQTCCCASRFIGICLSWKCCGLDSAVCCKDHTHCCPRDYPVCDTKRKQCLKYSWNVTEGEVLPSMRATFGKPSSWRSFVEAWIF; this comes from the exons ATGAAATACCGAGAAGATTACCGACACCATCTCTGTCGCCTCTCTCTCCTCgtcctctccctcctctccctctcttcttcttccgcCTCGTCGGACGTCTCCGACGTCTTCGAATCCTGGTGCCGGCACCATGCCAAGAGCTACTCCTCCGACCAGGAGAGGCTCCATCGCTTCAGGGTCTTCCAGGACAACTACGAATACATCGTCCAGCACAACGCGGCCGGGAATTCCTCCTGCTCCCTCGGCCTCAACGCCTTCGCCGATCTGACCCACCACGAGTTCCGATCCTACTACCTTGGTCTGTCCGGGAGTTCTGATCTCGGGCGGCGCGGGGTTGGGGTGGGACGGGACGGTGCCGTCATCGGCGAGGTTCCGGCTTCGGTTGATTGGAGGAAGAAGGGGGCAGTGACGGGCGTGAAGGATCAAGGAAGTTGTG GTGCTTGTTGGGCGTTCTCAGCTACCGGTGCAATCGAAGGCATCAACAAGATTGTCACAGGATCTCTCGTCAGCCTCTCAGAACAAGAGCTAATCGACTGTGACAGAACCTTCAATGCAGGTTGTGGTGGTGGGCTCATGGATTATGCATATAAGTTCGTGATGGACAATGGCGGGATTGACACAGAAAAAGACTATCCTTTCGTAGCTCGGGAAAAGACCTGCAATAAGGAAAAG TTGAGGAGACATGTTGTGACAATCGATGGATATGTAGATGTGCCAGCAAATGATGAGAAGCGGCTGCTAGGGGCTGTGGCCTCTCAGCCTGTGAGTGTTGGTATTTCTGGTGGTGAGAGAGCATTTCAGTTGTACTCCGAG GGGATCTTCACTGGCCCCTGTTCAACTGACTTAGATCATGCCGTGCTGATCGTGGGTTACGGGTCGAAGGATGGCGTGGACTACTGGATTGTGAAGAATTCTTGGGGCCCAAGCTGGGGGATGGATGGATACGTGTACATGCTCCGGAACAGTGGGAACTCCGAGGGACTCTGTGGCATCAATACACTAGCCTCATACCCAACCAAAACCAAGCCCAATCCACCTCCCCCGCCACCACCAGGGCCCACAAAGTGCGACCTGTTCAACTACTGTCCTCGGGGCCAAACGTGTTGTTGTGCTTCACGTTTCATAGGAATCTGCCTCTCCTGGAAATGTTGCGGGCTTGATTCAGCAGTGTGTTGCAAGGATCATACCCATTGTTGCCCGCGCGATTATCCTGTTTGTGACACAAAAAGGAAACAATGCCTCAAG taTTCTTGGAATGTTACGGAAGGGGAGGTGCTACCGAGCATGAGAGCTACTTTCGGGAAGCCAAGCAGTTGGCGCTCCTTCGTCGAGGCTTGGATTTTCTAG
- the LOC116213367 gene encoding uncharacterized protein LOC116213367: MAFAQLISSPPSSLSHNKPSINATAATGSFSSFFCPKFLPSAAAAGTVHRGRRRRRPNSLRCSASSFSEKHHTGSPSSDDVVELPLFPLPLVLFPGAILPLQIFEFRYRMMMHTLLQTDLRFGVIYTDSVSGTADVGCVGEIVKHERLVDDRFFLICKGQERFRVTSIVRTKPYLVAQVTWLEDRPSGDDGGDDLESLAGEVETYMKDVIRLSNRLSGKPEKEVQDLRRNLFPTPFSFFVGSTFEGAPREQQALLELEDTATRLKREKETLRNTLNYLTAATAVKDVFPSS, translated from the coding sequence ATGGCTTTCGCTCAGCTAatctcttctcctccttcctccCTCTCCCACAATAAGCCCTCCATTAACGCCACCGCCGCCACAGGGTCATTCTCCTCTTTCTTCTGCCCGAAATTCCTTccctccgccgccgccgcaGGGACGGTCCACCGGGGACGGCGGAGGCGGCGGCCCAATTCCCTCCGGTGCTCAGCCTCCTCTTTCTCGGAGAAGCACCACACCGGGTCTCCGTCCTCCGACGACGTCGTCGAGCTCCCGCTCTTCCCGCTGCCCCTGGTGCTCTTCCCCGGCGCCATCCTACCGCTGCAAATCTTCGAGTTCCGGTACCGGATGATGATGCACACGCTCCTCCAGACCGACCTCCGCTTCGGCGTCATCTACACGGACTCAGTCTCCGGGACGGCTGATGTTGGCTGCGTCGGGGAGATCGTCAAGCACGAGCGGCTCGTCGACGACCGGTTCTTCCTCATCTGCAAGGGCCAGGAGCGGTTCCGCGTCACCAGTATCGTACGCACCAAACCCTACCTTGTCGCGCAGGTCACCTGGCTGGAAGACCGGCCATCCGGGGACGACGGTGGCGACGACCTGGAGTCTCTCGCCGGCGAGGTTGAGACTTACATGAAGGACGTGATCCGACTATCGAACCGGCTGAGCGGAAAGCCGGAGAAGGAGGTGCAGGATCTGAGGAGGAACCTCTTCCCGACGCCATTCTCCTTCTTCGTGGGGAGCACATTCGAGGGCGCGCCAAGAGAACAGCAGGCCCTGCTCGAATTGGAAGACACCGCTACCCGATTGAAGCGGGAGAAGGAGACACTGAGGAACACTCTCAACTACTTGACTGCGGCGACCGCTGTGAAGGATGTTTTCCCATCTTCGTGA
- the LOC116213382 gene encoding thioredoxin H1, whose protein sequence is MAEEGQVIGVHTVEAWNEQLQNGNVSKKLMVVDFTASWCGPCRIIAPVLADFARRMPNVIFLKVDVDELRSVAEDWAVEAMPTFMFLKEGKIIDKVVGARKEELQMKITTHATETAAA, encoded by the exons ATGGCGGAAGAGGGACAGGTGATCGGCGTCCACACCGTGGAGGCCTGGAACGAGCAGCTCCAGAACGGCAACGTTTCCAAGAAGCTG ATGGTCGTGGATTTCACTGCTTCCTGGTGTGGCCCATGCAGAATTATTGCCCCTGTCCTGGCGGACTTCGCCAGGAGGATGCCTAATGTCATATTCCTGAAAGTGGATGTTGATGAGCTGAGG AGTGTTGCCGAGGACTGGGCTGTGGAGGCGATGCCGACTTTCATGTTCCTGAAGGAAGGCAAGATCATTGACAAGGTCGTGGGCGCAAGGAAGGAGGAGCTCCAGATGAAAATAACAACGCACGCGACTGAAACTGCTGCTGCTTGA